In Procambarus clarkii isolate CNS0578487 chromosome 6, FALCON_Pclarkii_2.0, whole genome shotgun sequence, one DNA window encodes the following:
- the LOC123749270 gene encoding uncharacterized protein, with product MGGRRAPCRTTVQDHRTGPPCRTTVQDHRTGPPYRTTVQDHRTGPPYRTTHRTGPPYRTTVQDHRTGPPYRTTHRTGPPYRTTVQDHRTGPPTVQDHRTGPPYRTTVQDHRTGPPTVQDHRTGPPYRTAVQDRRTGPPYRTAVQDRRTGPPYRTAVQDHRTGPPYRTTVQDHRTGPPYRTTVQDRRTGPPYRTTVQDHRTGPPYRTTVQDHRTGPPYRTAVQDRRTGPPYRTTVQDHRTGPPYRTTVQDHRTGPPYRTTVQDHRTGSPYRTTVQDHPPYRTTVQDHRTGPPYRTTVQDHRTGPPYRTTVPPLQTSPLTN from the coding sequence ATGGGAGGACGAAGAGCGCCGTGCAGGACCACCGTGCAGGACCACCGTACAGGACCACCGTGCAGGACCACCGTACAGGACCACCGTACAGGACCACCGTACAGGACCACCGTACAGGACCACCGTACAGGACCACCGTACAGGACCACCCACCGTACAGGACCACCGTACAGGACCACCGTACAGGACCACCGTACAGGACCACCGTACAGGACCACCCACCGTACAGGACCACCGTACAGGACCACCGTACAGGACCACCGTACAGGACCACCCACCGTACAGGACCACCGTACAGGACCACCGTACAGGACCACCGTACAGGACCACCGTACAGGACCACCCACCGTACAGGACCACCGTACAGGACCACCGTACAGGACCGCCGTACAGGACCGCCGTACAGGACCACCGTACAGGACCGCCGTACAGGACCGCCGTACAGGACCACCGTACAGGACCGCCGTACAGGACCACCGTACAGGACCGCCGTACAGGACCACCGTACAGGACCACCGTACAGGACCACCGTACAGGACCACCGTACAGGACCGCCGTACAGGACCGCCGTACAGGACCACCGTGCAGGACCACCGTACAGGACCACCGTACAGGACCACCGTACAGGACCACCGTACAGGACCACCGTACAGGACCGCCGTACAGGACCGCCGTACAGGACCACCGTACAGGACCACCGTACAGGACCACCGTACAGGACCACCGTACAGGACCACCGTACAGGACCACCGTACAGGACCACCGTACAGGACCACCGTACAGGACCACCGTACAGGCTCACCGTACAGGACCACCGTACAGGACCACCCACCGTACAGGACCACCGTACAGGACCACCGTACAGGACCACCGTACAGGACCACCGTACAGGACCACCGTACAGGACCACCGTACAGGACCACCGTACCTCCCTTACAAACATCACCATTAACCAACTGA